DNA sequence from the Chitinophaga flava genome:
CAGCGCTATTTCGCTGGCCCATCCCGGCACCCTGCCCCGGATGAACCGTAAAGCCGCAGAATATGCCATCAAACTGGGCCTGGCCTGCCATTGCGAGATTGAAAAAGATAACTATTTCGCCCGTAAAAACTATTTCTATCCCGACCTGCCCAAAGGTTACCAGATATCACAGCATACCGCACCTATCTGTAAGGGCGGTTATGTTACAGTGGTAACCGATGCCGGCAGCCGGCAGATAAAGCTCAACCGTATCCATCTGGAAGAAGATGCCGGCAAACTCCTGCACGATCAGGACCCGGCCAACAGCTACGTGGACTATAACCGCGCTGGTGTACCCCTCGTGGAAATCGTCAGTGAACCGGATATGCACACCAGCGATGAAGCCTACGTTTATCTCACCGAACTGCGACGCCTTGTTCGCTACCTCGGTGTATGTGACGGCAACATGGAAGAAGGCAGCATGCGCTGCGACGCCAATATATCCGTACGCCTCAAAGGCACTACCACACTGGGCACCAAGGTGGAAGTAAAAAACATGAATTCTATCCGTAACGTAAAACGGGCTATTGATAATGAAGTAAAACGGCAGATCGACCTGATTGAAGCCGGCGGCACACTGGTGCAGGAAACCCGCAGCTTCGACGCCTCTAATGGCAGCTCTTTTCCGCTGCGCTCCAAAGAAGAGGCCAACGACTACCGTTACTTTCCGGAGCCTGACCTGGCGCCCTTCAGGCTTACTGACGAGTTTATAGCCGGTATCCGTGCCACGCTGCCCGCACTGCCGGAAGAACTGGTGCAGAAATACACCGCCGTGTACGGCCTGCCCGAATATGATGCCCGTGTAATCTGCGATGACAAAGCCACAGCCGATTATTTTGAAAGTCTCACCGCCATCACCACCCATTACAAGGCTGCTGCCAATTGGATGCTGGGGCCTGTGAAATCCTGGCTCAACGAACATTCGGAAGATATATCCCGGTTTCCGGTGACACCTGGAGCGCTGGCAGCACTCATCAGCCTTAC
Encoded proteins:
- the gatB gene encoding Asp-tRNA(Asn)/Glu-tRNA(Gln) amidotransferase subunit GatB encodes the protein MSDIYSKYETVIGLEVHAQLLTESKLFCSDSAAFGGAPNTHISAISLAHPGTLPRMNRKAAEYAIKLGLACHCEIEKDNYFARKNYFYPDLPKGYQISQHTAPICKGGYVTVVTDAGSRQIKLNRIHLEEDAGKLLHDQDPANSYVDYNRAGVPLVEIVSEPDMHTSDEAYVYLTELRRLVRYLGVCDGNMEEGSMRCDANISVRLKGTTTLGTKVEVKNMNSIRNVKRAIDNEVKRQIDLIEAGGTLVQETRSFDASNGSSFPLRSKEEANDYRYFPEPDLAPFRLTDEFIAGIRATLPALPEELVQKYTAVYGLPEYDARVICDDKATADYFESLTAITTHYKAAANWMLGPVKSWLNEHSEDISRFPVTPGALAALISLTDSGKVSFSIASSRILPEMTQVAENPLAIATRLNLLQDNNADNISPIIDEVLAKYPDKVAAFRSGKKGLMSLFVGEVMKLSKGKADPRLTNELLAEKLKG